From a single Aspergillus puulaauensis MK2 DNA, chromosome 2, nearly complete sequence genomic region:
- a CDS encoding indolepyruvate decarboxylase family protein (COG:E,H;~EggNog:ENOG410PHRM;~InterPro:IPR012001,IPR012000,IPR011766,IPR029061, IPR029035;~PFAM:PF02775,PF02776,PF00205;~go_function: GO:0000287 - magnesium ion binding [Evidence IEA];~go_function: GO:0003824 - catalytic activity [Evidence IEA];~go_function: GO:0030976 - thiamine pyrophosphate binding [Evidence IEA]): protein MAVKTGAQLIARSLRDLGVTVIFGIVGIPVVEIAEEAINLGIRFVAFRNEQACSYAASVYGYMTGRPGVCLVVGGPGVLHALAGIGNSSANNFPLLVLAGSAETTAVTKGAFQEMDAISLLTPHTKFAVRASSFDFIPGAVKNAYRTCWYGRPGPTFIDLPADIIQGKLSPEFSPPQPENLLVSSPPKAGGDPTLILKATQLLRSASAPLIIIGKGAAYARAESGIRKLVDQTQVPFLPTPMGKGVVPDSHPLNASSARSAALKNADVVLLLGARLNWILHYGEAPKWSPKAKIIQVDICAEEIGRNAGTPELGILGDISLVVDQLTSSLANWRYSPSSKFPSQLADSAKKNENKAQNAALKQTPAGTPLTYQRAYHIIKTALNSLAPSEEGGIVYVSEGANTMDISRSIFPLYHPRQRLDAGTYATMGVGMGYIVAAHEAFNASPESSTSRPKKIVAFEGDSAFGFSAMEIETLARYRIPALIFVVNNSGIYHGDSTSENAWKTLQDQTVSNDTKFDAEPKGLRSTSLLYETRYEMLATMCGGKGHFVRTEDELEKATREGFLSDTVTVVNVIVEPGIGKEIGFAWQNQKPTEEDKAKL from the exons ATGGCCGTGAAAACAGGCGCGCAACTCATCGCACGCTCCCTACGTGACCTTGGGGTCACCGTTATCTTCGGTATTGTCGGCATCCCTGTGGTCGAGATCGCAGAGGAGGCAATCAACCTAGGCATTCGATTCGTCGCTTTTCGCAATGAACAAGCCTGCAGCTATGCAGCTAGTGTCTATGGATATATGACAGGACGACCTGGAGTCTGTCTTGTCGTTGGGGGACCTGGAGTCCTCCATGCATTGGCCGGG ATTGGAAACTCCTCTGCGAACAACTTCCCACTCCtcgtgcttgctggatccGCCGAGACCACAGCCGTCACCAAGGGCGCCTTTCAGGAAATGGACGCTATCTCGCTTTTGACGCCTCACACGAAGTTCGCCGTGCGTGCCTCGTCATTCGACTTCATCCCTGGGGCTGTTAAAAATGCCTACCGGACATGCTGGTATGGTCGACCTGGACCAACTTTCATCGACCTACCTGCCGATATAATTCAGGGGAAGCTGTCGCCGGAGTTttcgccgccgcaacccGAGAACTTGCTTGTCTCTTCACCACCCAAGGCGGGTGGGGATCCAACATTGATATTGAAGGCTACGCAACTATTGAGGTCTGCTAGCGCGCCACTTATAATTATCGGCAAGGGCGCTGCATATGCGCGCGCGGAGTCGGGGATTCGCAAACTAGTCGACCAGACACAGGTCCCATTCCTACCTACTCCTATGGGCAAAGGTGTAGTACCGGACTCGCACCCACTGAATGCGTCCAGCGCTCGGAGCGCTGCACTAAAGAACGCAGATGTAGTCCTGCTTTTAGGCGCCCGATTAAATTGGATTCTACACTACGGCGAGGCACCCAAATGGTctccgaaggcgaagataaTCCAGGTAGATATCTGCGCCGAGGAGATCGGGAGAAACGCGGGGACACCCGAACTCGGAATTCTCGGGGATATAAGCTTGGTTGTAGACCAACTCACGTCATCGCTCGCAAACTGGAGATACTCGCCCTCCAGCAAATTCCCGTCGCAGCTTGCCGACTCAGCTAAGAAGAACGAAAACAAGGCTCAAAATGCCGCTCTGAAACAGACACCGGCCGGTACACCCTTAACCTACCAACGAGCCTATCACATCATCAAAACGGCCCTTAATTCTTTGGCTCCGAGTGAGGAAGGGGGTATCGTATATGTTTCCGAGGGCGCCAACACAATGGACATCTCTCGCTCCATTTTCCCCTTATATCACCCGCGGCAGCGTCTTGATGCCGGCACATATGCCACCATGGGTGTGGGCATGGGGTATATCGTCGCAGCTCACGAAGCCTTCAATGCTTCCCCTGAAAGTAGCACGTCCAGGCCCAAGAAAATCGTCGCCTTCGAAGGCGACAGCGCCTTTGGCTTTAGCGCCATGGAGATTGAAACCCTAGCTCGGTACCGCATACCGGCGTTGATCTTCGTGGTCAACAATTCGGGTATCTACCACGGCGATAGCACGTCCGAGAATGCCTGGAAAACACTCCAGGACCAGACAGTGTCGAATGATACCAAATTTGACGCGGAGCCAAAGGGCTTGCGCTCGACCAGTCTTCTCTATGAAACGAGGTATGAGATGCTGGCTACGATGTGCGGTGGAAAGGGCCACTTTGTGCGGACtgaggatgagcttgaaAAGGCGACGAGGGAGGGGTTCTTGAGTGATACTGTCACTGTGGTGAATGTGATTGTTGAGCCTGGAattgggaaggagattggGTTTGCGTGGCAGAACCAGAAGCCTACGGAGGAGGACAAGGCAAAGCTGTAG
- a CDS encoding putative acetamidase (COG:I,J,T;~EggNog:ENOG410PUE9;~InterPro:IPR023631,IPR036928,IPR020556;~PFAM:PF01425), translated as MTEPHWKPIVDQKRLTQALSIPPSWRLPESIIVSDAATLDVIRNCGILSTKELEWTDINDITELLRLLASREVSSVQLTTAFCKRAAIAQQMTGCLTEIFFDQGLERAKSLDDELERTGRMSGPLHGLPVSVKDRFDVEGLDTTVGWVGLANKPAARSDSVVQLLESMGAVLYVKTNVPQSLMMSDSYNHVFGQSVNAFNRKLISGGSSGGEGALVGAGGSALGIGTDIGGSIRVPSNLQGLYSICPTTGRVPWNCSFMHQHYLVPPVAGPMARSLSTVEYFMQSLLDSNPWDLDPGCIPIPWRKDMAALPTKKLKLGIIYDDGIVRPQPPVMRAMRETAQKLKDAGHEVMEWDASLHVEGTGLWTKSILSDGGHHCRQLCALVDEPLIQGMAVGTPADELSTTEKEKTEEAKWTFQETYLKQWVSSGIDALLLPVTPWVGYKPKTWVKSFQWLGYTALYNLLNYAAVTVPVITADEELDTPENDKEWAAHVPRNESDRFNYEQYDLDLVKGMPVTVQIVGGRFGEERAISVAKVIDGLFGR; from the exons ATGACTGAGCCGCACTGGAAACCCATCGTTGATCAAAAACGCCTCACCCAAGCCCTATCCATCCCTCCTTCCTGGCGCCTCCCTGAGTCCATCATCGTCTCTGATGCAGCTACTCTCGATGTAATACGCAACTGCGGAATTCTGTCGACCAAAGAGCTTGAATGGACAGATATCAATGATATCACGGAGCTACTGCGCCTTCTCGCCTCGCGCGAGGTAAGCTCCGTGCAGCTAACAACAGCATTCTGTAAGCGCGCCGCCATAGCGCAGCAAATGACGGGCTGCTTGACGGAGATCTTTTTTGATCAAGGACTCGAGAGAGCGAAGTCTTTGGACGATGAGCTTGAGCGGACGGGTCGTATGTCGGGACCGTTGCATGGGCTACCGGTTTCTGTGAAGGATCGGTTTGATGTTGAGGGGTTGGATACTACTGTTG GCTGGGTTGGACTCGCTAATAAACCGGCGGCCAGGTCCGACTCTGTTGTTCAACTGTTAGAGTCCATGGGAGCGGTTCTGTATGTGAAGACGAATGTGCCCCAGTCGCTGATG ATGTCTGACTCGTATAACCACGTCTTCGGCCAGTCCGTCAACGCCTTCAACAGAAAACTCATCTCTGGCGGTAGCTCCGGGGGTGAAGGTGCTCTGGTCGGTGCTGGTGGGAGCGCCTTGGGAATTGGAACGGATATAGGAGGCTCGATTCGTGTGCCCTCTAATCTCCAGGGACTGTATTCGATTTGCCCAACAACAGGACGAGTTCCCTGGAACTGCTCATT CATGCACCAGCACTATCTTGTTCCTCCGGTGGCAGGGCCTATGGCTAGAAGCCTTTCGACAGTAGAGTATTTCATGCAGAGCCTGCTGGACTCAAATCCCTGGGACCTCGACCCAGGCTGCATCCCAATTCCCTGGCGGAAGGACATGGCAGCGCTGCCGACAAAAAAGCTGAAACTAGGTATTATCTACGACGACGGAATTGTCCGACCACAGCCACCTGTTATGCGAGCAATGCGCGAGACAGCACAGAAGCTGAAAGATGCGGGTCACGAAG TAATGGAATGGGATGCTTCTCTTCACGTAGAAGGCACAGGCCTATGGACGAAATCCATCCTTTCGGATGGTGGCCACCACTGCCGCCAACTTTGCGCCCTCGTCGACGAACCTCTTATCCAAGGAATGGCTGTCGGAACCCCAGCAGACGAGCTCTCAACcacagaaaaggaaaag ACCGAAGAAGCAAAATGGACCTTCCAAGAAACCTACCTCAAGCAATGGGTCTCCAGTGGCATCGATGCACTACTCCTTCCTGTGACACCCTGGGTAGGATACAAGCCCAAGACTTGGGTCAAGAGCTTTCAGTGGCTAGGCTATACTGCTTTATACAATCTGCTGAACTACGCCGCCGTTACTGTCCCCGTTATTACTGCAGATGAAGAGCTTGATACCCCCGAGAATGATAAGGAGTGGGCAGCTCATGTTCCGAGGAACGAGTCTGATCGATTTAATTACGAGCAGT ACGACTTGGATTTGGTCAAGGGTATGCCAGTGACGGTTCAAATTGTTGGCGGGAGGTTTGGGGAGGAAAGGGCCATTTCGGTTGCGAAAGTTATAGATGGCCTTTTTGGTCGTTAA
- a CDS encoding class I SAM-dependent methyltransferase (BUSCO:EOG09262DPL;~COG:S;~EggNog:ENOG410PISG;~InterPro:IPR029063,IPR003788,IPR038375;~PFAM:PF02636) — translation MDSPIISHLFRQLFRHPACQSLRPSPPSHIFRLSRSHPQYRTFITRRAVAKRKSADDGLNWTKRGDYPKNIDEELKTYPLVTAKELRHRRDRPRQVQMLTREFIDDSLYNPHYGYFSKHATIFSTGEPFDFNHIEDGPAFHRMLGDRYSAFEDFLDKKQPDEARQLWHTPTELFRPYYGETIARYLVSNYKLTLYPYHDLTIYEMGAGNGTLMINILDFIRDTDYEVYQRTKFRIIEISPALAGLQMKNLTDSLYAAGHLDHVEIINKSIFEWDTYVHSPCFFLALEVFDNFAHDAIRYDTKTELPQQGGVLIDADGEFHEYYTPMLDPVASRFLRVRQAAARREFSHPLGPRLMRQVRGALPFQKPSTTTEYIPTRLMQFFDILDNYFPGHRLLASDFSTLPDAVPGINAPVVQTRYKRRTVPVSTPFVHQGYFDIFFPTDFNVVEDIYRAVTGKLTQVASHEDFVRRWAYVEDTETRSGENPLLTWYKNASMLMTV, via the exons ATGGACTCTCCGATTATTAGCCACCTGTTTCGACAGCTATTCCGTCATCCAGCATGCCAATCCCTCCGTCCTTCACCTCCGTCGCACATATTTCGTCTATCCCGCTCTCATCCACAATATCGAACGTTTATCACGCGTCGCGCGGTGGCTAAGCGCAAGAGCGCGGACGATGGCTTGAACTGGACGAAACGCGGGGATTACCCAAAGAATATTGACGAGGAGTTGAAAACATACCCGTTGGTGACTGCGAAAGAGTTGCGCCATCGCCGGGATCGACCTCGACAGGTACAAATGTTGACAAGAGAATTCATTGACG ACAGTTTGTACAATCCCCATTATGGCTACTTTTCCAAGCACGCGACCATCTTTAGCACCGGGGAGCCATTTGATTTCAACCACATCGAAGATGGACCGGCTTTCCACCGGATGTTGGGCGACCGTTATTCGGCATTCGAAGATTTCCTAGACAAAAAGCAGCCAGATGAGGCCCGCCAGCTCTGGCACACACCGACTGAATTGTTTCGGCCTTACTACGGCGAAACCATTGCCCGCTATTTGGTGTCGAATTATAAGCTGACGCTGTACCCCTATCATGATCTGACCATCTACGAAATGGGCGCTGGAAACGGAACGTTGATGATTAACATCCTCGACTTTATCCGCGATACAGACTACGAAGTCTATCAACGAACCAAATTCCGAATAATTGAAATCTCCCCCGCTTTGGCTGGACTTCAGATGAAAAACTTGACAGATTCACTCTATGCTGCAGGCCACTTGGATCATGTTGAGATTATCAACAAGTCCATCTTCGAGTGGGACACCTACGTGCACTCGCCATGCTTCTTCCTTGCGCTCGAGGTGTTCGATAATTTCGCTCATGACGCTATCCGCTACGATACCAAGACAGAGTTACCCCAGCAGGGTGGGGTGTTGATTGATGCGGACGGCGAATTTCACGAATATTACACCCCCATGCTGGACCCTGTGGCTTCCCGGTTCCTGCGTGTCCGTCAGGCCGCAGCTCGGCGCGAATTCTCCCATCCGCTGGGCCCGCGACTCATGCGCCAAGTCCGTGGAGCATTGCCCTTTCAGAAACCTTCCACCACTACTGAGTACATTCCAACGCGACTAATGCAGTTCTTCGATATACTTGATAACTACTTCCCGGGCCACCGACTGTTAGCTAGCGACTTCAGCACCCTTCCGGATGCCGTGCCGGGGATTAATGCGCCGGTGGTACAAACACGTTACAAGAGGAGAACTGTGCCGGTCTCTACTCCTTTT GTTCATCAGGGCTATTTTGACATCTTTTTCCCCACGGATTTCAATGTCGTTGAGGACATCTACCGAGCTGTCACTGGGAAGCTGACGCAAGTAGCAAGCCACGAAGATTTTGTCCGACGCTGGGCGTATGTTGAAGATACAGAAACTAGGAGCGGCGAGAACCCGCTTCTAACATGGTATAAGAACGCCAGCATGTTGATGACGGTCTAG
- a CDS encoding putative cysteine synthase (COG:E;~EggNog:ENOG410PIEF;~InterPro:IPR036052,IPR001926;~PFAM:PF00291;~TransMembrane:1 (o6-27i)), giving the protein MKDHSQIYIGSAFVAGVVLSIAFKDLFYPEIEERIREYRQSGRSQPAKSPRDTATESVAVRHGPPAIVEGIEGCIGNTPLLRIKSLSDATGCEILAKAEFLNGAGQSSKDRVALSMIEIAEERGLMTPHSGDTVYEGTSGSTGISLASLARAKGYLAHICMPSDQAIEKSNLLLKLGAIVDRVPPAPIVEKDNFVNRARALAQAHTLSTAPDSSGSSPSRRGRGYFADQFENEANWKAHFAGTGPEIYSQCNGSLDAFVAGAGTGGTISGVALFLKPKIPNLTVVVADPQGSGLYNRVRYGVMFDTKEKEGTRRRRQVDTIVEGIGINRVTANFEAGRELVDDAVRVTDAQALAMARWLVEKDGIFAGSSSAVNCFAAVKTAMKLGPGHRIVTVLSDSGSRHLSRFWAKAGDVGGAVDTKLEDVLNAKDDQ; this is encoded by the exons ATGAAAGACCATTCGCAAATTTACATTGGGTCCGCCTTCGTGGCCGGTGTTGTCCTCTCAATAGCTTTCAAGGACCTGTTCTACCCTGAGATCGAGGAGCGCATTCGAGAATATCGACAGAGTGGTCGATCCCAGCCCGCAAAATCACCACGAGATACTGCCACAGAGTCGGTGGCTGTGCGACATGGTCCTCCTGCCATCGTTGAAGGAATTGAGGGCTGTATAGGGAATACTCCTCTCCTCCGAATCAAGTCCTTGTCTGACGCGACCGGGTGCGAAATTCTAGCAAAAGCTGAA TTTTTAAATGGAGCTGGCCAGAGCTCAAAAGATCGAGTGGCGCTGAGCATGATCGAAATA GCTGAAGAGAGAGGGCTGATGACTCCGCATTCTGGAGACACAGTCTACGAAGGTACATCTGGCTCTACAGGTATTTCCCTGGCCTCGTTGGCTAGAGCGAAGGGTTATCTTGCCCATAT CTGTATGCCTTCTGACCAGGCAATCGAGAAGTCAAACTTACTCCTGAAACTGGGCGCGATAGTGGACCGTGTGCCCCCAGCCCCCATAGTGGAAAAAGACAACTTCGTCAACCGGGCACGAGCACTTGCCCAAGCCCATACTCTTTCCACGGCACCCGATTCATCAGGCAGTTCTCCTTCACGGCGTGGAAGGGGATACTTTGCAGACCAATTCGAGAATGAGGCAAACTGGAAAGCCCATTTTGCCGGTACCGGTCCCGAAATCTACTCCCAGTGCAATGGATCTTTGGACGCATTTGTCGCTGGTGCCGGAACTGGAGGCACGATCTCCGGTGTGGCACTGTTTCTCAAACCAAAGATCCCTAATTTGACCGTGGTAGTAGCCGACCCCCAGGGAAGTGGATTGTATAATCGAGTCCGTTACGGCGTGATGTTTGacaccaaggagaaggaaggaacTCGTCGCCGGAGACAGGTGGATACTATCGTGGAAGGCATTGGGATCAACCGCGTGACAGCAAACTTCGAAGCGGGTCGAGAGCTCGTTGATGATGCGGTTAGGGTTACAGATGCACAGGCACTGGCGATGGCTAGGTGGCTTGTCGAGAAGGACGGCATCTTTGCTGGAAGTAGCAGTGCTGTCAATT GTTTTGCAGCAGTAAAAACGGCTATGAAACTGGGACCAGGCCACAGAATCGTTACAGTACTGTCTGACTCGGGTTCAAGACATCTTTCGAGGTTCTGGGCTAAAGCTGGGGACGTCGGCGGCGCTGTCGACACTAAGTTGGAGGATGTTCTCAATGCGAAAGATGACCAGTAG
- a CDS encoding Myb-like DNA-binding domain protein (COG:S;~EggNog:ENOG410PSQT;~InterPro:IPR009072,IPR018465;~PFAM:PF10384;~go_component: GO:0005634 - nucleus [Evidence IEA];~go_function: GO:0042393 - histone binding [Evidence IEA];~go_function: GO:0046982 - protein heterodimerization activity [Evidence IEA]), translating to MESPLKRKRLSLSPAEEDEPSDVDLHEARARNDMRLKSIFEGIFEKYGRDFTDVGDEIDLQTGDIMVNNGHIHTLDGEDNAGAIGDWLSDPDSQAPMNEPLDGAEEEGARARLNTHEGEGSGPERDADHSGRRVVSILSHMRPDPGRSREVIDGDGGRNGDGTPSEAEDDRSSVDSLLDTALSVQGPHIREVGNGGTVKEKANLQPEESDQSQVSRTERLDETVDPIWRVPEINVKLTTPMLLSRSKPKSLDNNTVRSQSPPGAGSIWALPWTSRRNTGGVKSRKQKDSPKKQKKHHSSPIVCDWSFADAPDGSESDDPLQEDYEPSPTPKGSVYIREKRKGPFSAASRRENTCSYCKKSFSEDDYISHLRAVLSDPADNQHDMLELKHQLGVVTNDSTTGSASNATTLTEPIVRPIGTPTSGLEPKGQDASNESTPTGKRARTTLGPDEAKSIIRMRQVHGMKWKEILNHFPQKKLTNIQAWHHIHWNQRRANPPRLSGPWSKAELEKLERLRDQPDLTWPGIRAEMPGRLLAEVEFKLLQLWTGGNISQDDAQPRGEER from the coding sequence ATGGAGTCGCCGCTGAAAAGAAAGCGGCTTTCCCTGTCGCCagctgaggaggatgagcccAGCGACGTCGACTTACACGAAGCACGTGCTCGAAACGACATGCGCTTAAAGTCCATTTTCGAAGGTATCTTTGAAAAGTACGGTCGGGACTTCACAGATGTTGGTGATGAAATTGATCTACAGACAGGAGATATCATGGTCAATAATGGGCACATTCATACCCTAGATGGGGAGGACAATGCAGGGGCAATCGGGGACTGGCTATCGGATCCGGATTCACAGGCTCCGATGAATGAACCATTGGATGgggcagaagaggagggcgcGCGAGCTCGTCTTAACACGCATGAGGGTGAGGGGAGTGGTCCTGAAAGGGACGCGGACCACTCCGGTCGCAGAGTGGTATCCATCCTATCACATATGCGGCCAGATCCCGGGAGATCGCGGGAAGTTATAGACGGGGATGGGGGTAGGAATGGAGATGGTACGCCGTCGGAGGCTGAAGACGACAGATCGAGTGTGGATTCCCTGTTGGACACTGCGTTATCCGTCCAGGGGCCTCACATCCGGGAAGTTGGTAACGGAGGTACTGTcaaggaaaaagcaaatctCCAGCCCGAAGAATCCGACCAATCTCAGGTCTCTCGTACTGAGAGACTCGATGAGACTGTGGACCCGATTTGGCGTGTTCCTGAGATCAACGTGAAGTTGACAACCCCAATGCTGCTAAGTCGATCGAAACCGAAATCCTTGGACAATAATACAGTACGCTCTCAATCCCCACCCGGAGCGGGCTCTATCTGGGCTCTCCCTTGGACGTCCAGGCGAAATACCGGTGGCGTAAAAAGCAGAAAGCAAAAGGACAGTccgaagaaacagaaaaagcACCATTCCAGCCCCATTGTCTGCGACTGGTCATTTGCAGACGCTCCGGATGGAAGTGAATCCGACGATCCATTACAGGAAGACTACgagccatcgccaaccccaAAAGGCTCTGTCTATATCAGAGAGAAGCGCAAGGGCCCCTTCTCGGCGGcaagcagaagagaaaatacGTGCAGTTACTGCAAAAAGTCATTTTCTGAAGATGATTATATCTCGCATTTGAGGGCCGTGCTCTCTGATCCTGCTGATAACCAACATGACATGCTAGAGCTGAAGCATCAGCTGGGCGTGGTCACTAATGACAGCACTACTGGATCGGCTTCGAACGCCACAACTCTTACTGAGCCTATTGTTCGTCCTATAGGCACACCAACATCGGGACTCGAACCAAAAGGACAAGACGCAAGCAACGAATCAACCCCCACAGGGAAACGTGCGAGGACAACCCTGGGGCCGGACGAAGCTAAGTCGATCATCCGCATGAGACAAGTTCACGGGATGAAGTGGAAGGAGATTCTAAATCACTTCCCGCAAAAGAAACTCACCAACATCCAAGCATGGCACCATATTCATTGGAATCAGAGGAGGGCAAATCCCCCTCGACTTTCGGGACCTTGGTCAAAGGCCGAACTTGAGAAATTGGAGAGACTGAGGGACCAACCAGATCTTACTTGGCCTGGTATCCGTGCTGAAATGCCGGGGCGATTGCTTGCGGAGGTCGAGTTCAAATTACTGCAACTTTGGACTGGTGGCAACATCTCACAGGATGACGCACAGCCTAGAGGTGAAGAGCGCTGA
- the ATG6 gene encoding beclin 1 (BUSCO:EOG09262FJB;~COG:T;~EggNog:ENOG410PI06;~InterPro:IPR041691,IPR007243,IPR038274,IPR040455;~PFAM:PF17675,PF04111;~go_process: GO:0006914 - autophagy [Evidence IEA]) — MNCQKCRTPLKLDGSLESLNPAAFDLLIGSTGKTLPNHSSGSPRPSYPQERRELYDRVSKNAYLPVYRRSVPAPRQVGGNLTTPPRLGRGDSGNMSFVMLTDSQLGPPHAVSGVNGDSASPNGKRASNTQNDDPGADNGSFADQVERTNRLFEIISSRADIDHPICTECTEMLVEGLEQRLMETTKERDAYITFLKNLNSSVPTQEEIDAAEKSLKDTLAAEEAAFAELVALEKEKVALDEEIAQLEEESRELDSEEEKFWRDRNSFSLVLADFQNERDALNMKYDHDSRQLERLQRTNVYNDAFCIGHDGYFGTINGLRLGRLANPSVEWPEINAAWGQTALLLATIAEKLNFQFQGYQLKPMGSMSRIDKIEYPRPSPAQSTIDGGNANLSAAPKITTLDLFSSGDLPLHIPWLHRRFDAGMVAFLDCLRQLGEFVENTPTPVRSNRRDQAGPVVPGLKLPYTIKRDKIGDASIKLGFNQNDETWTRACKYTLTCSKFLLAHASNIASAGSTNSAAVAAAAVAAGEQARLATASPTKK, encoded by the exons ATGAACTGCCAAAAGTGCCGCACGCCattgaagctggatggcTCTCTCGAGTCGCTTAATCCAGCTGCGTTCGACCTACTTATCG GTTCTACAGGCAAAACCTTACCGAATCATTCATCTGGCTCGCCTCGCCCTTCTTATCCCCAAGAGCGCCGAGAGCTTTACGACCGAGTTTCTAAAAATGCCTACTTGCCGGTATATCGGAGGTCGGTCCCCGCACCGCGACAGGTCGGGGGCAATTTGACCACACCTCCAAGGCTAGGACGAGGAGATAGTGGCAATATGTCGTTTGTTATGCTTACAGATTCCCAACTCGGCCCACCACATGCTGTCTCTGGCGTGAACGGGGATAGCGCGTCTCCGAATGGGAAACGCGCATCCAATACACAGAATGACGATCCTGGTGCCGATAATGGATCCTTTGCAGACCAGGTCGAGCGGACAAATCGTCTTTTTGAAATTATTTCGTCTCGGGCTGATATTGACCATCCGATTTGTACCGAATGCACGGAGATGTTAGTGGAAGGCCTCGAGCAACGACTTATGGAGACTACGAAAGAACGGGACGCATACATCACATTTCTAAAAAACTTGAACTCGTCTGTGCCAACGCAGGAAGAGATTGATGCAGCCGAGAAATCCCTCAAGGACACACTGGCggccgaggaggcggcgTTTGCGGAACTTGTTGCgttggagaaagagaaggttGCCTTAGATGAGGAGATTGCccagctggaagaagaatcaCGCGAACTGGATTCCGAAGAGGAAAAGTTCTGGCGCGATCGAAATTCGTTTTCCTTGGTCCTTGCTGATTTCCAGAATGAGCGGGATGCGTTGAATATGAAATATGACCACGACTCTCGGCAGCTTGAAAGGCTACAGCGAACCAACGTTTACAATGACGCTTTCTGTATTGGCCATGACGGATATTTTGGGACCATCAATGGCCTGCGTCTCGGCCGGCTGGCAAACCCATCCGTCGAATGGCCGGAAATCAATGCTGCTTGGGGCCAGACAGCACTGCTGCTAGCTACTATAGCGGAGAAACTAAACTTCCAATTTCAAGGGTACCAGCTAAAACCAATGGGGTCAATGTCCAGAATCGATAAGATCGAGTATCCGCGACCGTCACCAGCACAATCGACTATCGATGGTGGCAATGCAAACCTATCAGCAGCACCGAAAATCACCACCCTAGACTTGTTCTCTTCAGGCGACCTGCCGCTTCATATCCCCTGGCTTCACCGCCGATTCGATGCAGGTATGGTGGCCTTTCTAGATTGTCTACGGCAACTTGGGGAATTTGTGGAAAATACACCAACACCTGTACGCTCTAACCGCCGGGACCAAGCTGGGCCTGTCGTGCCAGGACTGAAATTGCCATATACCATCAAACGGGACAAGATTGGGGACGCCAGTATCAAGCTGGGATTTAATCAGAACGACGAAACTTGGACGCGTGCCTGCAAGTATACCTTAACATGTTCCAAATTTCTATTGGCACATGCTAGCAACATTGCTAGCGCAGGCTCGACTAACTCAGCCGCTgtcgcagctgcagctgttgctgCGGGGGAGCAAGCTCGACTTGCAACAGCCAGTCCAACCAAGAAATAG